A genomic window from Martelella lutilitoris includes:
- a CDS encoding lysylphosphatidylglycerol synthase transmembrane domain-containing protein, with protein MSAYGVLAVIFCLAIIAGLVIAVDPADVAAAFENVTAAPLATALVIVQLQVVLSALRWRFTAARLGHPISVPLAIGEYYIASFVNQVLPGGMAGDAVRAYRSRTQEGWKRPAAAIVLERLSGQLAFFLVAGAGLFAWPLLLAESLPPGFYRLVFICTGFLALAAGLGLVIARSRLFARFETLKPDLAAVFWRRGAAGIQFGLSMLTVLSYIAVFMIAADATGAPLPPVAAVTVIPLCLMTMLIPAGVGGWGTREAAAAALWPLFGLTSAEGLSASLLYGLISLFGVAPQGLVLLAVTLRRRRAHGKR; from the coding sequence TTGTCCGCATATGGCGTCCTTGCTGTGATCTTCTGTCTGGCGATCATCGCCGGGCTGGTGATCGCTGTCGACCCCGCAGACGTCGCGGCGGCTTTCGAGAATGTCACCGCCGCCCCGCTCGCGACCGCTCTCGTCATCGTGCAATTGCAGGTCGTCCTTTCGGCTTTGCGCTGGCGGTTTACGGCAGCAAGGCTCGGCCACCCTATTTCCGTGCCCCTTGCCATCGGCGAGTATTATATCGCCAGTTTCGTCAATCAGGTTCTGCCGGGCGGCATGGCCGGCGATGCCGTGCGCGCCTATCGTTCGCGCACGCAGGAGGGCTGGAAAAGGCCGGCCGCGGCGATCGTGCTTGAACGGCTTTCGGGACAGCTTGCGTTTTTCCTTGTCGCCGGCGCCGGCCTGTTCGCCTGGCCGCTGCTTCTGGCGGAAAGCCTGCCGCCCGGCTTCTATCGGCTGGTTTTCATCTGCACGGGTTTTCTGGCGCTTGCCGCCGGTCTTGGCCTGGTCATTGCCCGCAGCAGGCTTTTTGCCCGGTTCGAAACGCTCAAGCCCGATCTTGCCGCCGTCTTCTGGCGGCGCGGCGCGGCCGGCATCCAGTTCGGTCTCAGCATGCTGACGGTGCTGTCCTATATCGCCGTGTTCATGATCGCGGCTGATGCCACCGGCGCGCCGCTGCCGCCTGTTGCCGCCGTCACGGTCATCCCGCTTTGCCTGATGACGATGCTGATCCCGGCGGGCGTCGGCGGCTGGGGCACGCGGGAGGCGGCCGCCGCCGCTCTCTGGCCGCTCTTCGGGCTCACCAGCGCCGAAGGGCTTTCGGCGAGCCTGCTCTACGGCCTCATCTCGCTTTTCGGCGTTGCCCCGCAGGGATTGGTCCTGCTGGCGGTCACGCTCCGGCGCCGCCGCGCTCATGGCAAGAGATGA
- a CDS encoding CDP-alcohol phosphatidyltransferase family protein, which produces MSTLEPPTSGRPYLRHFRLPVQEGSEERAQSRERRLIKSTLTTLSAIYVVSIAAFIVLAERLATGPDAVVASALTLLVIFALVVHALPGHDHARFGPANIITAIRAAMVSFFGAAMFFGNLSETIELYALVILVVSALALDGVDGHLARRTRLQSALGTRFDMEVDAFLILLLSVAAFLLGKAGIWVLAIGSMRYGFVLAQLGLPFLKAPLPPSFRRKLICVVQVAALCIILLPIVAPPLSTAVAAIALGLIVYSFGVDVIDLARRRHLLP; this is translated from the coding sequence GACCCTATCTGCGCCATTTCCGCTTGCCTGTTCAGGAGGGCAGCGAGGAAAGAGCACAATCGCGGGAACGCCGCCTCATCAAGAGCACGCTGACGACGCTTTCGGCGATCTATGTCGTCTCGATCGCGGCCTTCATTGTGCTGGCCGAACGGCTTGCGACGGGGCCTGATGCCGTGGTCGCGTCGGCGCTCACGCTGCTCGTCATCTTCGCGCTGGTGGTTCACGCGCTGCCCGGCCATGACCATGCCCGTTTCGGTCCGGCCAATATCATCACGGCCATCCGCGCGGCGATGGTGAGCTTTTTCGGCGCGGCGATGTTTTTCGGCAATCTCTCGGAGACTATCGAGCTCTATGCGCTCGTTATCCTCGTCGTGAGCGCGCTCGCGCTGGACGGGGTCGATGGTCACCTCGCCCGACGCACCCGCCTTCAGTCGGCGCTTGGCACGCGGTTCGACATGGAGGTCGATGCCTTCCTGATCCTGCTTCTGTCTGTTGCGGCCTTCCTGCTCGGCAAGGCCGGCATCTGGGTGCTGGCGATCGGCTCGATGCGCTATGGCTTCGTGCTGGCGCAGCTCGGTCTGCCCTTCCTGAAGGCGCCCCTCCCGCCCTCTTTCCGGCGCAAGCTGATCTGCGTGGTGCAGGTGGCGGCGCTTTGCATCATCCTGCTGCCCATTGTCGCGCCGCCCCTCTCAACGGCGGTTGCGGCGATCGCTCTCGGGCTGATCGTCTATTCCTTCGGCGTGGATGTCATCGACTTGGCCCGCCGGCGTCATCTCTTGCCATGA